The region GCAAAATCAGGTCCAAATCCATCATTTACCAAGGTGTCTTCCTTGCGGTCCGTATCTCGGACAAAACGATAAGGAGAGTTCTTGTGGTCTTGTTCCACTGTCCAGAGGTGAAGAATTTCCTTGGTCGCTGCGACAAAAGTCTCATCAAACTGACTAGTCTCGCCAGTCTCTTTCCAGAGGAGATAAGCCAACTGCAAAGGATAGCAAAGCGAGTCCACCTCGTACTTACGTTCCCAAATCCAGCCATTAAGGTCTGTGTGGTCAGTCTCATGGTGACCCTTCCAGTTCTCCTCAATATTGAAGGAATTGGCATAAGGATCCTTGAGTACCAAGGTCATCTGACGTTTGACCAAACCTGCAATGGTCTGACGCAGGAGGGCATCTCTTTTAGCCACATGCAGGTAGGGTCTGAGTTGAGCTGTCGAATCCCGAAGCCACATAGCAGGAATATCTCCAGTCAAGACAAAAGTTGAACCGTCTTCTAAGATTTCAACCGTATTGTCCAAGGTATCTGTGTAGCAACGTTCAAAGACATCCACCCACTCTGGATGGTCCTTAGCCCGCTCCGCTACTTCATCTAGCCATTCTCTAACAATTTCTTTTGAATAAATCATCGTGCAGTATCCTCTTTCAAACAAGTTTCATTTTCAGTATATAGCTTTTGAGACAGAAAATACATACACAAATGATAGTCATTTTTCTACAAAATAGTTATCTTTGAAACTCCTTTTCTAAAGGCTATCTTTTTCTGATATAATGTAGAAAAACAGCTAAAGGAAAGACTATGAAACCACTACTTGAAACCATCGATACCCGCTTTGGAACTGCCAGCAAGCATGCCTTTTCTCGGGGAAATACCCTGCCATACACAGGCGTTCCTTTTGGGATGAATTACTTTGTGCCCCAGACCAGTGACCAGGAGGGATCTTGGTTTTTTGATCCGCATCTGCCTATATTTCAAGGGATTCGATTAACCCACCAGCCCAGTCCTTGGATTGGAGACTACTCTTGGCTCCTTCTGACACCTGTCACAGGTCAGCTAGGTGGAGACAGCCTCTTTCATCGTCAGTCTTCCTATGATATGGATAATGCCTCTTTCCAACCCCATTATCTAAAAATTTTCTCCCTGCGCTATCAGATTAAAACCCAGCTCACACCGACTTGCTACGGTGCTTCTATTCGTTTGGAACAAAAGCAAGGCAAAGCCCTCTCCCTCTATCTTCACGCAGCAGATGAACTGACCGTGGAGCAAGTAGATAAGCGAACTCTTGCCCTGCGACAAGAAGGAAAAACTGAGACCAACAAAAATCCACTGATACTCTTCACTACCCTGCAAATGAATACGGATATCCTTGCTATCAACCAAGAAGGCGAAGACTGGCGAATCGACTTAGCAAGTAGTCAAACTGAAATTCAGTTAGCCACTTCTTTCATCTCTCCTTCTCAAGCACTGCTTAATCTACCTAAAGAAGATTTTGATAACTGTAAATCAAGTGCCCAAGCGGATTGGGAAAATCTCCTCCATCGTTTTGACGTTATAGAGACAGGAGAGGCTAACCGAACCTTCTTTGATCACTGCCTTTACAGACTCTTCCTATTTCCTCAAACTTTTTATGAGGTTGATGAATCAGGGCAAGCCATCCACATGGATCTGGCTACTGGCACTGTCAAGTCTGGTGTCCTCTTCAGCAACAATGGTTTCTGGGATACCTTCCGTACCACCTTCCCTCTCTTTGCCCTTATCATACCGGAACACTACCACCGCTTCTTAGAAGGATTTCTCAATAGCTATCGCGATACTGGATTCCTTCCAAAATGGCTGGCCCCAGATGAACGGGGTATGATGCCAGGTACACTTTTAGACGGTATTATCGCAGATAGCTCCTGCAAGGACATGGCCCCCGACCTAGAAGAAGAACTCCTCCAAGCTATGCTCGAAACAGCCAGCAAGGTCGACCCTCTAAGCATCAATGGTCGCCACGGACTAGCCCAATACCAAGAACTTGGCTATCTCTCTACCGACCACCACGAAAGTGTTAGCCATACTCTAGACTATGCCTATAGTGACTTTTGTATCGCTAGCTGTGCTGAAAAACTGGGGAAAATAGAAATCGCTGAAACCTACAAGGCCGCATCACAAAATTACCGACATCTATTTGATACTGAAACAGGCTATATGCGTGCGCGTGATGGTCAAGGAAACTTCCGCCCTGACTTCTCTCCTTATAGTTGGGGGCGAGACTATGCCGAATGCTCTGCCATTCAAGCGACTTTAGGCGTCCTCCACGACATCCCAGGCTTGATCCAACTTATGGGTGGAAAAGAAGCCTTCAGCAACTATCTTTTGAAAACCTGTCAAGATGCTCCCCTCTTTGAGACAACAGGCTATGGTTACGAAATTCACGAAATGAGCGAGATGGCTACAACTCCGTTTGGACAAGTCGCTATTTCCAACCAGCCGAGCTTCCACATTCCTTATCTCTTCCGCTACAGCGACTATCCTGACTACACTGCCCTTCTCATCAAGACGCTCCGTCAGAAAGCTTTTCAGCCAAGTTGGGAAGCCTATCCTGGCGATGAAGATAATGGTAGCCTCTCGGCATGGTACATCTGGTCAGCTCTTGGATTTTATCCGACCTGTCCAGGAAAACCTAGCTATGATCTCGGAATTCCTCTCTTTGACCACCTCCGAATCTATCTGGCTAAAGAAGATAAATGGCTAGATATCCATACTAAACAAAACCATAGCCATTTCAACTTTGTAGAAGAATGCCTACTAGACAAAACACTCGTATCAACTATTCAACACCAAGACCTCCTAAAAGCTGAACAGCTAACCTTTACCCTCAGCTGGTTGCCAAGTCATCGCTAAATAATAAAAAATCTGCAATCCCCAAGGTTATCCACAATCTGTGAATAACTATCCCAAACTGTGCTTAACTCTTGAGTTGCAGCAATTAAAACTACTTTATAATCCTCAAAAGTTACTAAATTGGTCATACAAATAAGAATTATCACTAAAATAATCAGAAGTTATCCACACTTATCCACAACCTGTTAGTAACTTTTGTGAATAGTCTTATTTAAGCTAAGGCTTATCTCTCACGAACACTAAAAAGAGCCTGACTCCAGGCTCTTTAGTCTATTATTTCTTCTCAGCACGTAGAGCTGACAAGATTTGTGTACGGATATCATCCACACCATTTGGCGTATTTGGTAAAAAGATAGTTTGATTTCCTTTAGAGGCAAAGGTATTCAAAGTATCCAAATACTGGTTGGTCAAGAGTATGGACATGATTTGTTCTTCTGTCATGCCAACATTGGCTTCCTTGAGTTCTGTGATAGACTCTGCCAATCCATCCACAATCGCCTTACGTTGTTGGGCAATCCCCACACCATGAAGGCGGTCTTTTTCTGCTTCGGCTTCAGCTGCAGTGACGATTTTAATCTTGTCAGCTTCCGCCAATTCTTGCGCTGCAACCCGCTTACGTTGCGCCGCATTGATTTCATTCATGGATTGCTTAACTTCTGCATCTGGTTCGACTTTGGTAATCAAGGTTTTCACGATAATATAACCGTAAGTTGTCATTTCTTCCGCTACTTGGTGTTGAACCTCAAGGGCAATCTCATCTTTTTTCTCAAATAATTCATCCAAGGTTAATTTTGGAACAGAAGAGCGAAGGGCGTCTTCGATATAAGATTTAATCTGAGATTCTGGACGCATGAGTTTATAGTAGGCATCTGTCACGCTCTGTTCATTGACACGGTACTGAGTCGCTACATTCATCATAACAAACACATTGTCCTTGGTCTTAGTCTCAACCACAATATCGCTTTGCAACAAGCGCAACTGAATCCGAGCTGCAATCGAGTCAATCCCAAAAGGCAAGCGAATATGAATACCGCTATTGGCAACCTTTTGGTATTTCCCAAAGCGTTCAATAATCGCCACCGACTGCTGACGAACCACATAAACTGTACTCAGTGTGACTATCAGTAATAGGAGCACACAAATCACCACAAAAATCATCAAAAATGTTGTTATCATCGCGACGACCTCCATCATTATTTTTTTCCTGTATTATAGCACATTTAAAGAAGGTTGTGCAGTTTTTACTGCGATTTTTCCTGAAATGTCAATAATTAGAGGTGAATTGTCACATTATCGTCTAATCTCTTGCTAAAACAACTCTTTATAAAAGGCAATCGTTTCTTCTAAGGTTGGCATAAATGGGTTTCCTGGTGCGCAGGCATCAATCAAGGCATTCTTAGAAAGGTATTCAAAGTCGAAATCTTTTTCTTCAATACCAAGTTCAGTCAATTTCTTAGGAATACCTACTGTCTCAGAAAGCTTCTCAATCTCAGCAATCGCATAATCGGCACACTCTTCATCTGATTTATCCTCTACATGGAGTCCCAAGGCTTTAGCAACATTGCGGAAAGCTTCTGGTACACGTTTAGCATTTTCACGTTCTATAACTGGTAGCAACATAGCACAGCAAACACCGTGTGGCAAGTTATATACTGCACCGAGTTGATGAGCCATTGAGTGAACATAACCAAGACCAGCATTGTTAAAGCTCATACCACCAAGGAAAATAGCATTGACCATACCTTCACGCGCTTCAATATCGTGTCCATTTGCTACAGCGCGAGGAAGATATTCCTTGATAAGCTCAATTGCTCCGATAGATAATTTCTTGGTCACATCATAAGCACCAGGTGTTACCAAAGCTTCAACAGCGTGAGTCAGAGCATCCATACCAGTAGCTGCAGTCAAGCCTTTAGGTTTGGAAAGCATGAGTTCCGGGTCATTAACAGAGATAAGAGCAAGGCTATTCTTGTCAACCATTACCATCTTAACCTTGCGTTCTTCATCAGTAATCACATAGTTAATGGTAATTTCTGCTGATGTACCTGCAGTAGTATTGATAGCTACAACAGGAAGACCTTTTTTAGCAGATTTATGAAGTCCTTCATAATCCTGTGGTTTTCCACCATTTGTAGCCATGATAGAGATACAACTAGCTGCATCCTGTGGAGAGCCCCCACCAAGACTGATGATAAAATCACATCCATGTTCTTGCAAAGCAGCTACCCCATCTGTGACATTCTTACAAGTAGGGTTTGGCTCTACATCGCTAAAGATGACATATTCGATTCCTTCTGCATCTAGTGGTTTTAAAACCTTAGGTAAAATGTCACTTCCTTCGATAAACTTATCTGTCACCAAAAGTGCCTTTTTATAGCCAAGTTCCTTGATATAAGGACCTACTTCATTTACAACACCTTTACCAATAAGGTTGACTGCCGGAACATAAAATGTAGCCATATAATTTTCCTCCTGCGCCTTTGCGCTATCTATTTAACATCATTATATTACTTTTTGTATTCGTTTTCAATTATTTGTGAATTGTTTAACAAATAATTTTAAAAGGAGTGAAATTTGATTATTATTTATAAGATCCTTTCCCAATATGATACTCTGCTCCTTGAAACAAAATTGCATCTACCAAAGATAACAGCTATAGGCTATCCGCCGACACATGAAATGGGCTACACATCAGCCCCTATTTCAAAAAACCGACTAGCTCTCATGAACTAGTCGATTTCTCATCAATGCGCTAACATTTCTTGGGCGATTTCTTGGCCAGATAGGTTATCTGGGTAGTAGGTTGGCCAGTTATCCATTTCTTCAAAGAGGGCTTCTTGGCTTGTGCCTCCAAAGAAGATATGGAAATGTTCTGCCTTAACTGGGGCGATATTGTGGTCACTAAACTGAACATACTTGAACTGTCCAGCGTCTGCATCTGTGGCTTCAAATAGGAAGCGCACGCCACGATTTCCTTTCTTATAAGTCAAGATTTTCTTACCAACATACTTGTAGGTGAATTTCTTACTTTGTCCACCTTGAACAAATTCCATAGTGTTATCAGTGATATTAATCTTAGTCACATCTGTCTGATAGCCTTTTGTATAGTAGGCCTTGTACTCAGCCTGAGTCATCTTACCTGTCAACTTAGCCTTGTAATCAAACACTTGATCAAAAGTACCATCTTCAAGGAAAGGATAAACTGATTGCCAGTTACCTGCATAGTCACTCAAGGTGCGGTCCTTGACAGCTGCATCCTCGAAGTAACCATTTTGGACTGTCTTGGTATCCTCTGCCTTTTCAGGCTCGATTGCTGGGCCTTCTTGGTCCGTTGTTTGTTTTAGAGCCTTGAGGTTTTTCTCCATCACGGAGATGTAATTTTCTCCAGCCTTGGTGTCCTCTTCTGTCAGACTTTCTAAAGGATTGAGGACATCTGTTTTAACACCTGCTTCTTTTGAAAGTGTATTAGCAAGGGCCTGTGAGGCATTTTCTTCAAAGTAGATATAGGCAATTTTATTTTTCTTGACATACTCTGTCAATTCTGCCAAGCGAGCTGCTGATGGCTCTGCATCTGGAGAAAGGCCTGAGATTGCGACTTGTTTGAGTCCATAGTCCAAGGCGAGATAGTTAAAGGCTGCGTGCTGCGTTACAAAGCTCTTTTGTTTGGCTTGAGACAAGCCTTCTGCATAAGCCTTATCCAAGGCTTGTAATTTTTCGATATAGGCAGCAGCATTCTTCTCAAAGGTCTCTTTTTTATCAGGATAATCTGCTGATAAACTGTCACGGATGTGCTCTACTAGTTTAATGGCACGAACTGGTGATAACCAAACATGGGGATCGAACTCATGGTGATGGCCTTCTTCTCCATGGTCATGGTCTCCCTCTTCTTCCTCACCACCTGGCAAGAGCAACATATCGCCTGTCGCCTTGATGGTTTTGACCTTTTTCTTATCCAAAGTATCTAGCAATTTAGGAACCCAAGTTTCCATGTTTTCATTTTCATAAACGAAGGTGTCTGCATCTTGAATCTTGGCAACTGCCTTGGCAGATGGTTCATATTCATGGGGTTCTGTACCAGCACCGATTAGGAGTTCTACATTAGCAGTATCTCCTGCAACTTGCTTGGTAAATTCATAGACAGGGTAAAAGGTTGTCACAATATTTAGTTTGCCATCTGCCTGCTTTTGATTGGAACAAGCCACTAAAAACAAGGCACATAGACTGGCGAGTAATAAGCTAATTTTTTTCATGTTCATCTCCTATTTGATAAAACGTCTTACTAAACTAATGAGTAAAAAGACAGTTACAAAAATAATTGTAATGCTTGCACTTGCAGGTGTTTCTGCATAGTAGGAAATGTAAAGTCCTGCTACCATTCCCAAAAATCCAATAGCACTGGCAAGCAGCATAACCGATTTAAAGTTTTTCCCCAGACGCAGGGCTATACTAGCTGGCAAGACCATAATGGTCGATACCAGAAGAGCTCCCGCAGCTGGAATCATAAGGGCAATGGCCACCCCCGTCACCATGTTAAAAAGAATGGACATGGTACGAACTGGCAAGCCATCCACAAAGGCCGTATCCTCATCAAAGGTCAGTATATACATAGGACGAAGGAAGAGGAAGGTCAAAATCAAGACAACCGCCGCAATGACAAAGAGGGAAATGACCTGCTCTTCGCTAATAGTCACGATTGAACCAAAAAGATACTGATCCAAACTCATAGAACTAGAGCTTTTACCCTTGCTCATGACAATCAGAGAAACAGCCAGACCTGTTGACATGAGGATAGCTGTCCCGATTTCCATAAAGCTCTTGTAAACCGTACGGAGATACTCCAGAAAGACCGCCGCAATCAAAACAATGGCAATAGTGGAAATAGTCGGAGAAATCCCCAGAACCAAACCAAAAGCTACACCCGAAAGCGAGACGTGGCTGAGGGTATCACTCATCAAACTCTGACGACGCAAGATAAGGAAGGTTCCCAATACCGGCGAGAAAAGACTCATGGCAATAACGGCCAGAAATGCACGTTGCATAAAGTCATAAGATAACAAACTAAGCATGGCCCACCTCCTGGTCATTCTCATGAACATTGAAACAACGCCATGGCGAATCTTGGTTACGGACTAGATGGATATTGCGATCCGCATAATCCTTAACTTCTTCAGGGTCATGGGTAATCATCAAAACAGCCTTGCCATGATGATGGGCGCTGTGGTGCATGAGTTCGTAAAATTCATTTTTACTTCCTGCATCCATCCCCGTTGTCGGCTCATCTAGAATAAACACATCTGGATCCGAAGCAAACATACGCGCAATCACCGCTCGCTGCTTTTGTCCTCCAGATAGAGACCCCAAGCGTTTGTCTCGATGTTCCCACATACCAACTGAGTCCAAACTAGCCTTGATATGCTCCTCATCATGAGCATTCAAACGACGGAACCAACCCTTTCGTGGATAGCGACCCGACTTGACAAATTCATAAACCGTACTTGGAAAACCAGCATTAAAACTGGCAATCTGCTGGGGAAGATAGGCTATTCTCAATTTCTTACCCTGCGTATTTGTCTTTGAAATGGTCACCTTTCCAATGCGTGGCTGAAGGATTCCAAGACTGGCCTTAATCAGTGTCGTCTTAGCTGCCCCATTCTCCCCTGTCAAGGTAACAAATTCCCCACTATCAACACTATAATTGATATGTTCAAGAACGGGCTCCTTATCATAATAGAAGGATAAATCCTCTACCGTAATGTATCTCATTATTTGATTTCTCCTACTAAAGCAGTCAAAAACCGCTGAATAACTTTTTGTTCATTTGGAGTAAACTGAGTTGCCACTTGTTCATAGGTTAAAAGTGTATGCTCATGGTGATGATGGTGCTCCTCAGCGATTGGACGAGCCAAATCAGTCAACTGATAAAAAATCACACGCGCATCCTTAGGATCTTTAGATGTTTCCAACATCCCTTCCTTGACCAAAGACTTAATGGCCTTGGTAACTGCCGCCTGACTGACATTGAGGCGACGGGCCAACTCTGAATTTGTTAAAGATTCCTCTGACAAGAGCATGAGAATGTGCTCCTGAGTATTGGTCAGGGCCACCTCGCTAGTACAATGACCTATTAGGATTTCATGCTGATTTTCCGCCTGCAAAATCACCTCATTTAAAAAGGCATCGATATCCTTCGCTAGCTGTCTCATATCTGACTCCTTTCCTTTTAGACTTCTCTTTTTTAAGAGAAAATACTATTCTTTAAAAAAAATTATTTACTGGTTAATTATATCACAACCAAAAAAAGAGTCAAGGGAAAGAGCTATAAAAACGTTTCCCTAGACTCCTTTAGATTTGAAATTTAACTTATTTTTGCTGTGATTTTCGACTTACAAAGATACCTGCTAACCCTGTGACCATTCCCATTAAAAGCAAGAAAATAGATTGTTCACTACCTGTATTTGGAAGAACTTTTTCTGAAACGACTTCCTTCTTGCTAAATTGACCTGCCACCTCATAAGAAAGTTTTACAGTAGTATTTGCATCAACTGTAGCTGCATCTGTTTGAGACGTTTCCCTGATGGTAGATTAGTGTCATAGTAGACCTTCACACCTGAAACTTGCAAGAAGCCACCACTTGGTTCTAGCAATGGTTGTCCGTTCTCATCCAAGACCTTCTTGCTATCCTTATCGACCTGCAAGATAGATCCGAGTGACTTTTCAAACATATCCAATACTTGTTGCCCAGTCACTTGGATTTGTGAAATGGTATTTCCAAATGGAAGAACAGCAATAACATTACCTTTTGTGATTGGTTTGCCTTTTACAATAGTTTCACGCAGTCCACCACCATTTGTCACAGCGATGTCAGCCGGATGGCTAAATCCTGTTTGACCATACTGATAGAGGGAATCTGCTACGACGTTTCCGAGGTTAGTTTCACGGACTCGAACATTTTCCCGGTCACCGTTGAGTTCTACAGGGCTGTTTGAAACGAGGATTTTTAGACAAGGCTTCTGCCAGAGTTGAACCACGCCATTCGACTGGGGTTGTCGTATCTACACCTAAGTGAGCGAGGACGACATAGTGTTTGTAGTCCTTACCTTCGGTACTTGCCTTAGCTTGCACTTCTTCAATAACCTTATTCACCTCTGTAATTGGATCTGTAAAGGTTACTCCTTTGACATTTTTAGGGTGAATTTTAGTAGCTGTTTCCGGTGTTGTCACACCAATCACAACAAACTCATCACCTTTTACAGTCTTATCTTTATCAACAATTGTAGAAGCTTCAAAGAGACGGGCACCATTGACGTAGGTATTTGAGCTAAGTAATGGGAATTTCAAAATTTCTTTGTATTTCTTAGCTTCGTCTAAACCAAAGTCAAACTCATGGTTTCCTACTGCCATGGCATCATACTGTATCTGATTGAGAATTTCGGCGCGTGCTTCACCCTTTGTAGAGTTAGAAATCGGTAAACCTTGGAAGGCATCTCCAGCATCTACGACGAGAGTAGTTTGATTTGATTTCGCGCGTTCCTGCTCGATGACTGTCGCTAGCTTAGCGTCTCCAATTACTCCCTTTTCCTCTACAATACGACCATGGACATCATTAGTGTGCAAGATAACGGTGTCTTTTTCTTCGCTTTTAGGAGATTCAACAGGAGCTTCCTTTGCTTCCGCTGATTCAACAGTTGTGAGAGTTGCCGCCTATGTTGTTGGAACTGCAGGAGTTGCTACAGCAGGTGACTTCTCTATAGAACTAGCCGTTTCATCAGCATAAGCATGCCCAGCCAATACGACTGAGGCCAATAGGCCTGTCGACAAGACAGGTAACAAGAAACGTTTATTCATTTTTAAATCTCTTTCTTTTTCTCATTCACACTATATTATACGCTATTTACAATATTTTTGAAACTTTCAACATATTTTTTACTAAAATATTCGCCATTTAACAAAAAGCCTGAACTAAAAAATTCAAGCTTTTAATCAATTTATTGAAATTCCTTAACATCCCCATCATAAGTCGCCCAGTCTTTGCTGAAAAAGCGTTCATTCAGATGGTAAGTCGGAGCTGGCGTGGGATTGGATAGGAAAGGATCAACTGCCTTATCAAAAGCAAGCCAACCCAACCAACCTAGGTGAATGGTATCCTTAACAAAATAAGGATCCCCTCCATTTTTTGAAAAGTCAGCAATATTAGTGAAACCTTGACTTTCTAATTGGTAACGAATTTTCTCCACTGCATGCTGGTACATATCTTCTCTGAGCCCTGTGTAGTCCATCCATTTCTTATTGACAGGTTGGATGACAAAGAGGACATTAACTTTCGATTTTGCAAATTGATTGAGAACCAACTGTAAATCATTATATTCAGATGATTTTAGGAAGCTGTAATTCTTTTGATATCCTTCCCATTTTTTCAAATCCTTCTTAACCTCTCTCGTATAGAAATGATTTTCCATTCCCATATCATTATTGGTCGTATTTGCTTCTGCATCCTTTCGAGCTATTTTTTCTAACTCTTGGTAAGAAAATTGATCTGGAAGATCTTTTAAATAATTTTCCACATGTTCCTTATATTTGAGTTTTCCTCTAATGGAGAACTGACCAAATAGAGAAGCCTGTCTCTCATTGAATCGGGCAAAAATATTAATAGCAACCTGATCAACCTCTGATAATTCTTCACCCTTTGACAGTTTTTGAACAATGCCTTTTAATGCAACATTAGGATTCTGCTTTAACAATCGAATAGCCGCATGCTTTGTAGCAGTGTCACCCGATTGATTTTCCAGAAAAGCTGTCAATTGGTCACTGTTAAAAAATCTCTGAAACGCTGCGGGTTCATAATCAGTCTCCGTAAACCACTGAGGCGAAATCACAAATACCGCCTGCTTATTCTCAATTTCTGGCAAAATTTGTTGCATACCAAAGTACTGATTGAGAGAAGCCGCCCCCGCCTGCCCCAAAAAATATGGACGATAAGAACGATTATACTTTTCAGCTAATACAGCAGGATGCATACTATCAAAACGAATCCACTCACTTGAACCAAAAAAGGGGATAAAACGCATATTAGGATCTGAAAGGGCCCTAATCTTTTGACTTCTTTCTTTAAAACTTTCCGTGCTAATTGCAGCCGCAGAATGTTTTTCTTCTAACAAATTATGACTTTGATTACCAGGATACAAATAAATCAATAATAAGACAAGAAAACTAGCAAGAAACAGAGGCCCGAAGATTAGCCACAAGCGTTTAAGCATTTTGTAGCTCCGTAATACCTTCTACGATTTTATTAGCCGTATTCCAGTCATCACGACCGAACTCCGTCACTGGAACACGAATGTCAAAACGATTTTCAATCTCAACAATCAATTCAACCGTTCCCATACTATCCAAGACACCTGCATCAAAAAGATCTTCATCCATCATGTCAGAAACATCTTCCATAAACAACTCATCAATAATTTCAATAACTTCTGATTTGATATCCATATTTTATTTCCTTTTATTTTTTAAACCATAAATCATTCAAAAATCCAGAAAAGATTAAGAATGACAGCATGACGACATGGAAGGTGACAACCATGCCAAGCAACTGAATCCAGCGATTCTCAGGTAGAGCAGGCTTCCCTGCTTTTTTCCGTTCCTTATTGAGTGCTTTTTTCTTACGAACCCAAGCGTCATTGATGACCAGTCCAATCCCATGAAAGAGTCCATAGACGATGTAGTACCAGGTCACACCGTGCCAAAATCCCATAATCAGCATATTTACAATATAGGCCACGCTTGAGGTTACATTACGATTTTTAAAAACCTTCTTTCTGGTCAATACCATCACCATTCGCATAAAGACAAAGTCACGGAACCAGAAAGAAAGACTCATGTGCCAACGATTCCAAAATTCCTTTAAATCCCTTGATAAAAAAGGCTTATTAAAGTTGATAGGGCTACGAATTCCCATTAAGTTTGAGATGGCCAAGGCAAACATAGAGTAACCTGCAAAGTCAAAAAAGAGCTCCAGACCAAAGGTATACATAACCGCTAAAGCATAGGGGTTAAAGAAGCCACCTGACTGCAAAGCTAGATTCTTCAGAGGAGGTAGTAAAGTTTCTCCTAAAATATGAGCCAGGATAAACTTATACAAAAATCCCCACATAATATAGCGAACAGATTCATCCAACATATCCATCAACTCATCCCGCTCAGGAATGGTCTGATAATTTTCATTAAAACGCTTAAAGCGATCGATTGGACCACTTGAAAAAGTCGGCATAAAGAGAAGAAAACGGAGGAATTCCCAGAG is a window of Streptococcus mitis DNA encoding:
- the adcR gene encoding zinc-dependent transcriptional regulator AdcR; amino-acid sequence: MRQLAKDIDAFLNEVILQAENQHEILIGHCTSEVALTNTQEHILMLLSEESLTNSELARRLNVSQAAVTKAIKSLVKEGMLETSKDPKDARVIFYQLTDLARPIAEEHHHHHEHTLLTYEQVATQFTPNEQKVIQRFLTALVGEIK
- the dltB gene encoding D-alanyl-lipoteichoic acid biosynthesis protein DltB; translated protein: MMEFFQQLPHIEPYGNPQYFVYVIAATLPIFIGLFFKKRFAWYEVLVSLFFIVTMLVGGKTNQLVALGIYLCWEILLLLFYKHYRKSKDGKWVFYLVSFLSLLPIIFVKVQPAINGMQSLLGFLGISYLTFRSVGIIIELRDGVIKDFTLWEFLRFLLFMPTFSSGPIDRFKRFNENYQTIPERDELMDMLDESVRYIMWGFLYKFILAHILGETLLPPLKNLALQSGGFFNPYALAVMYTFGLELFFDFAGYSMFALAISNLMGIRSPINFNKPFLSRDLKEFWNRWHMSLSFWFRDFVFMRMVMVLTRKKVFKNRNVTSSVAYIVNMLIMGFWHGVTWYYIVYGLFHGIGLVINDAWVRKKKALNKERKKAGKPALPENRWIQLLGMVVTFHVVMLSFLIFSGFLNDLWFKK
- the dltD gene encoding D-alanyl-lipoteichoic acid biosynthesis protein DltD, with protein sequence MLKRLWLIFGPLFLASFLVLLLIYLYPGNQSHNLLEEKHSAAAISTESFKERSQKIRALSDPNMRFIPFFGSSEWIRFDSMHPAVLAEKYNRSYRPYFLGQAGAASLNQYFGMQQILPEIENKQAVFVISPQWFTETDYEPAAFQRFFNSDQLTAFLENQSGDTATKHAAIRLLKQNPNVALKGIVQKLSKGEELSEVDQVAINIFARFNERQASLFGQFSIRGKLKYKEHVENYLKDLPDQFSYQELEKIARKDAEANTTNNDMGMENHFYTREVKKDLKKWEGYQKNYSFLKSSEYNDLQLVLNQFAKSKVNVLFVIQPVNKKWMDYTGLREDMYQHAVEKIRYQLESQGFTNIADFSKNGGDPYFVKDTIHLGWLGWLAFDKAVDPFLSNPTPAPTYHLNERFFSKDWATYDGDVKEFQ
- the dltC gene encoding D-alanine--poly(phosphoribitol) ligase subunit DltC codes for the protein MDIKSEVIEIIDELFMEDVSDMMDEDLFDAGVLDSMGTVELIVEIENRFDIRVPVTEFGRDDWNTANKIVEGITELQNA